The Doryrhamphus excisus isolate RoL2022-K1 chromosome 1, RoL_Dexc_1.0, whole genome shotgun sequence genome includes a window with the following:
- the LOC131135719 gene encoding agouti-signaling protein-like isoform X1 → MTKMKLTGKLFCLLLLVIHLCCIVDTKNVGRSYNDTVGSQMKTRRLFARQKTSRPAENPAHKDKPEDAAPVRRCSPLRETCSAHMPCCDPCSSCRCRLFNMVCHCWRVNTSCLKGRKTPRMRIGIGTM, encoded by the exons ATGACCAAGATGAAGCTGACAGGGAAACTCTTTTGCCTGTTGCTGCTCGTCATCCATCTCTGCTGCATCGTGGACACCAAGAATGTGGGGCGGAGTTATAATGACACAG TTGGGAGCCAAATGAAGACCAGACGGCTATTTGCAAGACAAAAGACCTCAAGGCCAGCGGAGAATCCGGCTCAT AAAGACAAGCCTGAGGACGCCGCCCCCGTGCGTCGCTGCAGCCCCCTGCGGGAGACCTGCTCCGCCCACATGCCGTGCTGCGACCCCTGCTCTTCCTGCCGCTGTCGGTTATTCAACATGGTCTGCCACTGCTGGAGGGTGAATACTTCCTGTTTGAAGGGGAGGAAAACCCCACGGATGCGTATCGGCATCGGCACCATGTAG
- the LOC131135719 gene encoding agouti-signaling protein-like isoform X2, with translation MKLTGKLFCLLLLVIHLCCIVDTKNVGRSYNDTVGSQMKTRRLFARQKTSRPAENPAHKDKPEDAAPVRRCSPLRETCSAHMPCCDPCSSCRCRLFNMVCHCWRVNTSCLKGRKTPRMRIGIGTM, from the exons ATGAAGCTGACAGGGAAACTCTTTTGCCTGTTGCTGCTCGTCATCCATCTCTGCTGCATCGTGGACACCAAGAATGTGGGGCGGAGTTATAATGACACAG TTGGGAGCCAAATGAAGACCAGACGGCTATTTGCAAGACAAAAGACCTCAAGGCCAGCGGAGAATCCGGCTCAT AAAGACAAGCCTGAGGACGCCGCCCCCGTGCGTCGCTGCAGCCCCCTGCGGGAGACCTGCTCCGCCCACATGCCGTGCTGCGACCCCTGCTCTTCCTGCCGCTGTCGGTTATTCAACATGGTCTGCCACTGCTGGAGGGTGAATACTTCCTGTTTGAAGGGGAGGAAAACCCCACGGATGCGTATCGGCATCGGCACCATGTAG